CCCGCAGCTGCCGCGCCCACCGCACGCGCCCAGTGGCCTGGGCTCCCGGCCCGGTAGACTGGTATTCGGCGTAGAAAGCGGTCTGCTCGTTTTGTGGGTTTCGCCAGTTGTCCCAGCCGGCGGCGGTGATGTGGGCGCCCAATTCCGAGTGCAGAAATACGGTGCGCGCGTGGGGCCGCCAAGGCCGGCCCAGGTACACCTTCTGCGCTTCGGGCGCTGCCGTGAGACGACATTGGAGGAACACCAGCCCATAGGCCTGCCGGGGCGTAGTAGAGGCAGCCGTGATGTAGGAGTCGCGTTTGCTGTGGATGGTGCAACGGTCGAAGACGGCCGTGCTGGCGCCAAAGATGAAGTCGGTGGTGCCCTCAATATAACAATCCTGATAATACTGGCGGCTGTTTTCTATGGCCAGAAACAGCGTGTCCTGGTGACCCAGCATACGGCAGTGGCGAAACACGGCCCGGTCGCCTTCCACGTGCAGGGCCACAGCCTGCCCAACTGGCCCAGCCGCGTTTTCGAAGGTGATATTCTCGGCCCAGAAGTCGTTGCCCTGGACGCGCACCGTGTGGGAGGTGTAGGTAGTATGCCCGGCCGCGTCGCCTGAGTAGTCGCTGAAGGTGATGACAACGCCGTCGCGGCTTTCGCCTAGCAGGGTGATATTGGTTTTCTGAGCCG
The window above is part of the Hymenobacter radiodurans genome. Proteins encoded here:
- a CDS encoding pectinesterase family protein, producing the protein MPKPSSPALHRLQPLRFLLLTSCLLLSVAAALAQDTPATPAKAAAPSFSQPVRLTVAPDGSGDYRSIQEAVMAVRDFMQVRATIYIKNGTYREKLVIPAQKTNITLLGESRDGVVITFSDYSGDAAGHTTYTSHTVRVQGNDFWAENITFENAAGPVGQAVALHVEGDRAVFRHCRMLGHQDTLFLAIENSRQYYQDCYIEGTTDFIFGASTAVFDRCTIHSKRDSYITAASTTPRQAYGLVFLQCRLTAAPEAQKVYLGRPWRPHARTVFLHSELGAHITAAGWDNWRNPQNEQTAFYAEYQSTGPGAQATGRVRWARQLRAREARRYTLARIFAGPTPWQPTPE